Proteins found in one Labrenzia sp. VG12 genomic segment:
- a CDS encoding LysR substrate-binding domain-containing protein: MMSLDSDLLRTFLAVAGSGSITEGAGLIGRSQSATSLQIMRLEEVLGREVFDRTGRGVSLTETGQKLLPVAREVTGRLDAALREITSDGLRGKLRLAIPDDHGRAKLAEILGAFAQSHPQVDLDVTCSLSTEFPGMLRKGQLDLAVYEVESPETGEEVVHEDPTCWVASGHLKLDSAEPVPVALFDRACWWRDAAIEALERRGKPYRIVFSSQSVSGVTSAVEAGIAIGLLGRSSVEPHLTVLGEEQGFPEMPKSRLVIGTAEDVEEPLAETMKTAIRKAFRAQGHGRLSRVMRPPSTV; this comes from the coding sequence ATGATGTCACTTGATAGCGACCTGCTCCGGACGTTCCTTGCCGTTGCCGGAAGCGGCAGCATCACCGAAGGCGCCGGGTTGATCGGCCGCTCGCAATCGGCAACCAGCCTGCAGATCATGCGGCTGGAAGAGGTGCTCGGGCGTGAGGTGTTCGACCGGACCGGGCGAGGCGTCAGCCTGACGGAAACCGGGCAGAAACTCTTGCCGGTTGCCAGGGAAGTGACCGGACGGCTGGATGCCGCCTTGCGGGAGATCACCTCCGATGGTCTGCGGGGAAAATTACGCCTGGCCATTCCGGATGATCATGGCCGCGCCAAACTGGCCGAGATCCTTGGGGCCTTCGCCCAGTCTCATCCGCAGGTGGATCTGGACGTCACCTGTTCGCTGAGCACGGAGTTTCCCGGAATGCTGCGGAAGGGCCAGCTCGATCTGGCCGTCTACGAGGTTGAAAGTCCGGAAACCGGCGAGGAAGTGGTCCACGAGGATCCGACCTGCTGGGTCGCCTCAGGCCATTTGAAGCTGGACAGCGCAGAGCCGGTTCCCGTTGCCCTGTTCGACCGGGCCTGCTGGTGGCGGGATGCGGCCATCGAGGCTCTGGAGCGCCGGGGCAAGCCCTACCGCATCGTGTTTTCCAGCCAGAGCGTGTCCGGTGTGACCTCAGCCGTAGAAGCAGGCATCGCCATCGGCCTCCTGGGCAGATCTTCTGTTGAACCGCACCTGACCGTGCTGGGGGAAGAACAAGGGTTTCCGGAGATGCCCAAATCGCGTCTTGTCATTGGCACGGCCGAAGACGTGGAGGAACCGTTGGCCGAGACAATGAAAACAGCCATCCGCAAGGCGTTTCGGGCCCAGGGTCATGGCAGGCTGAGCCGGGTCATGCGGCCGCCGTCAACGGTATAG
- a CDS encoding mandelate racemase/muconate lactonizing enzyme family protein: MNIASVEIFRHDLPVKNGPYKMANAEVWSLQTTLVKLASDTGLTGWGETCPVGPTYAEAHAAGAQAALQQIAPALIGKPVQPLKINRLMQGQLNGHNYAKAAVDIAVHDLLGKHLGLGVAVLLGGAATDSVPSYFATGVGAPDEIARIAAEKQQEGYPRLQVKLGGRPVELDIETIRKVWEKIRGSGMRLAVDGNRGWTTRDALRICRECPDVPFVLEQPCNRIEDLEKVRPQIQHALYMDENGTDLATIIRAVGTGLVDGFGMKVTRIGGLQQMAAFRDICEAVNLPHTCDDAWGGDVIAAACTHIAATVKPSLLEGVWLAEPMIEGSYSLGEGVRIRNGHIRLPQGPGLGVEPDESLFGSPVAAF, from the coding sequence ATGAACATCGCTTCCGTCGAGATCTTCCGGCACGATCTGCCGGTGAAAAACGGCCCCTACAAGATGGCCAATGCCGAGGTCTGGTCGCTGCAAACCACCCTCGTCAAGCTGGCCTCAGACACAGGCCTGACCGGCTGGGGGGAAACCTGCCCGGTCGGGCCGACCTATGCGGAGGCTCATGCGGCCGGCGCGCAGGCGGCATTGCAGCAGATCGCACCCGCGCTGATCGGCAAGCCTGTGCAACCGTTGAAAATCAACCGGCTCATGCAGGGGCAGCTCAACGGCCACAATTACGCTAAGGCCGCCGTCGACATCGCCGTTCACGACCTGCTTGGCAAACATCTTGGCCTTGGTGTCGCAGTGCTTCTCGGCGGCGCTGCCACCGACAGCGTGCCGTCCTACTTTGCCACCGGTGTCGGCGCACCGGACGAGATCGCCCGCATTGCCGCTGAAAAGCAGCAGGAAGGCTATCCGCGCCTGCAGGTCAAGCTGGGCGGACGGCCGGTGGAACTCGACATTGAGACCATCCGCAAGGTCTGGGAGAAGATCAGGGGATCGGGCATGCGCCTTGCCGTTGACGGCAATCGTGGCTGGACAACCCGCGATGCGCTTCGCATCTGCCGCGAGTGTCCTGATGTCCCCTTTGTCCTGGAACAGCCCTGTAACCGGATCGAGGATCTGGAAAAGGTCCGCCCGCAGATCCAGCACGCCCTCTACATGGACGAGAACGGCACGGATCTTGCAACCATAATCCGGGCGGTAGGAACGGGGCTGGTCGACGGCTTCGGCATGAAGGTCACCCGGATCGGCGGACTGCAGCAGATGGCTGCGTTCCGGGATATCTGCGAAGCCGTCAACCTGCCCCATACCTGCGACGATGCCTGGGGCGGCGATGTCATCGCCGCCGCCTGCACCCATATCGCCGCCACCGTCAAACCCTCATTGCTGGAAGGTGTCTGGCTGGCCGAACCGATGATCGAGGGCAGCTATTCGCTCGGTGAAGGCGTCCGGATCAGGAACGGCCACATCCGCCTGCCGCAAGGCCCCGGACTTGGCGTTGAACCGGATGAAAGCCTGTTCGGTTCACCCGTCGCCGCTTTTTGA
- a CDS encoding SDR family NAD(P)-dependent oxidoreductase, with amino-acid sequence MRFSGKKALVTGAAGGMGRVITQMLRTEGAVTAVADMNCDGLETDVDLPGDLLDRSYSDGLAQAAADALGGLDIIINNAGVITRGPVTDTSDRDWDLSVGVNVEAPFRICRAGIPILAAGGGGTIVNLASCWGVHPGPNHALYCMTKAAIASLTQCMGRDHAHQGVRINAVCPNEVDTPMLRTGFEKRGFDPETAIDALGKTVPLGRVAKPDDIADVVLFLASDAARYMCGALVEVNGGKSVA; translated from the coding sequence ATGCGTTTCTCAGGCAAGAAGGCTCTTGTCACCGGCGCAGCCGGCGGCATGGGCCGGGTGATCACGCAGATGCTGCGCACGGAAGGCGCGGTTACCGCCGTTGCCGACATGAATTGCGACGGCCTGGAGACGGATGTCGATCTGCCCGGCGACCTCCTGGACAGATCCTACAGCGACGGACTTGCACAGGCGGCCGCGGACGCGCTCGGCGGCCTCGACATCATCATCAACAATGCCGGGGTCATCACGCGCGGCCCTGTCACGGACACAAGCGACCGCGACTGGGATCTTTCGGTGGGCGTCAATGTCGAGGCGCCTTTCCGGATCTGCCGGGCGGGCATTCCAATCCTGGCGGCAGGAGGCGGTGGCACCATCGTCAACCTCGCCTCCTGCTGGGGCGTGCATCCGGGTCCCAATCACGCGCTCTATTGCATGACCAAGGCAGCGATTGCCTCGCTCACCCAATGCATGGGCCGGGACCATGCTCATCAGGGGGTCCGCATCAACGCGGTCTGCCCGAACGAGGTCGACACGCCGATGCTGCGCACCGGTTTTGAAAAACGAGGCTTCGATCCGGAAACCGCGATTGACGCGCTCGGCAAGACGGTTCCGCTCGGCCGGGTCGCGAAGCCGGACGATATAGCCGATGTGGTCCTGTTTCTCGCGTCTGATGCGGCCCGCTACATGTGCGGCGCGCTGGTCGAAGTCAATGGCGGAAAGTCGGTCGCATGA
- a CDS encoding SDR family NAD(P)-dependent oxidoreductase: MKRFEGKVALVTGGRSGIGRAIAVRLREEGARVFTAQRGADPDFDHVVADFTDPEAPAKVVGEVMSRAQQLDVLVNNAGVMQEASIEAMSLADWQRSLAVNLTAPFLTIKGALPHLRATRGAIVNIGSIEGIGCNPNHAAYSASKAGLHGLTRAVAVDHGPDAIRCNAVAPGWIDTDLNLDFIETMPDPDAFRRGVGAIHPVKRTGKPEEVAALVAFLAAEESGFITGQVYTVDGGRMTRLSLP, from the coding sequence ATGAAACGGTTCGAGGGCAAGGTCGCGCTGGTCACCGGCGGCCGCAGTGGCATCGGTCGAGCCATCGCGGTCCGTCTGAGGGAGGAAGGAGCCCGGGTGTTCACCGCACAGCGCGGCGCGGATCCTGACTTTGATCATGTTGTGGCGGATTTCACCGATCCGGAAGCTCCGGCAAAGGTTGTCGGCGAAGTCATGTCCAGAGCGCAGCAGCTGGATGTGCTGGTCAACAATGCCGGCGTGATGCAGGAAGCTTCTATCGAGGCCATGAGCCTTGCCGACTGGCAGCGCTCGCTTGCCGTCAATCTCACAGCGCCCTTCCTGACCATCAAAGGCGCCCTGCCGCATCTGCGTGCCACCAGAGGCGCCATCGTGAATATCGGCTCCATCGAAGGCATTGGCTGCAATCCGAACCATGCGGCCTACTCTGCCTCGAAGGCCGGGCTGCACGGCCTGACCCGGGCCGTTGCCGTCGATCACGGTCCGGACGCCATCCGCTGCAACGCAGTCGCACCCGGCTGGATCGATACAGATCTCAATCTCGACTTCATCGAGACCATGCCGGATCCGGACGCCTTCCGGCGCGGTGTCGGCGCGATCCACCCGGTCAAGCGCACGGGCAAACCGGAAGAGGTCGCAGCGCTTGTGGCTTTCCTGGCAGCCGAAGAAAGCGGTTTCATCACGGGTCAGGTCTATACCGTTGACGGCGGCCGCATGACCCGGCTCAGCCTGCCATGA
- a CDS encoding trimethylamine methyltransferase family protein — protein MSVATRSRSGGRAGRRAIRTAPDHDMLPGLTRKLPLCEPLDQDQIERLDAASMKILEEVGIIFRDPIALDDWTRAGARVDGERVYLDRGLVRELISTIPSSFTYHARNPDKNVPLGGNRSIFVPMTGAPFIRDLNDERRNPTLADLAMFHKLSHMLPAMHSSAHHIVEPYDHPISHRHLRITYSSMKHSDKTFMGMTTSPKNAEDVMEMCALLFGEDYLEDHPVTTGNCNGNSPLVWDETMLGAMRAFCKRNQPVLCSPFVLGGANTPASVVPAVAQLNAEALSALAYTQVIRKGAPAIYGHYLSTVSMKSGAPMAGTPEISLMNFLIGQMARYYGVPWRTSGSLGGAKTFDAQAGYESAATLSAVMHAGANYIWHAAGWNEAGMHCSVAKFIVDAEQCAMAYRMAEGPRWDDFDEALAAVRDVGPGGHYLGHPHTQENFQRAFFMPDMFDNNSIEQWKAEGEVEITERALKQARKLLSEYQEPKLDEARNEALLDYIARREREIPAEDALNQEY, from the coding sequence ATGAGTGTCGCAACGCGCAGCCGCAGCGGCGGCCGTGCCGGCCGCCGCGCCATCCGCACCGCCCCTGATCACGACATGCTGCCGGGCCTGACCCGCAAGCTGCCTTTGTGCGAGCCTCTGGACCAGGACCAGATCGAACGCCTGGACGCTGCCTCCATGAAAATCCTGGAAGAGGTCGGTATCATCTTCCGCGATCCGATTGCCCTGGACGACTGGACAAGGGCCGGCGCCAGGGTCGATGGCGAACGGGTCTATCTTGATCGAGGCCTGGTGCGCGAGCTGATCAGCACCATTCCGTCCAGCTTCACCTACCACGCCCGAAACCCCGACAAGAACGTGCCCCTAGGCGGCAATCGGTCGATCTTCGTGCCCATGACCGGCGCCCCGTTCATCCGCGACCTGAACGACGAACGCCGCAATCCGACGCTCGCCGATCTGGCGATGTTTCACAAGCTCAGCCACATGCTGCCGGCGATGCATTCCAGCGCGCATCACATTGTCGAACCCTATGACCACCCCATCAGCCACCGTCACCTGCGCATCACCTATTCGTCGATGAAGCATTCGGACAAGACCTTCATGGGCATGACGACAAGCCCGAAGAATGCCGAAGACGTCATGGAGATGTGCGCACTTCTCTTCGGAGAAGACTATTTGGAAGATCATCCGGTCACGACCGGGAACTGCAACGGCAACTCCCCCCTGGTCTGGGACGAGACCATGCTGGGCGCCATGCGCGCATTCTGCAAGCGGAACCAGCCGGTGCTGTGCTCACCCTTCGTGCTCGGCGGCGCCAACACGCCGGCGTCTGTCGTTCCAGCCGTTGCCCAGCTCAATGCCGAGGCCCTGAGTGCGCTCGCCTACACCCAGGTGATCCGCAAGGGCGCTCCGGCAATCTACGGCCACTATCTGTCGACCGTCTCGATGAAATCCGGTGCCCCGATGGCCGGCACACCCGAGATCAGCCTGATGAATTTCCTGATCGGCCAGATGGCCCGCTATTACGGCGTGCCCTGGCGTACCTCCGGTTCTCTCGGCGGCGCCAAGACCTTCGACGCCCAGGCCGGCTATGAAAGCGCCGCGACCCTGAGCGCGGTCATGCATGCGGGCGCCAACTACATCTGGCATGCAGCGGGCTGGAACGAAGCGGGCATGCATTGCTCGGTCGCCAAGTTCATCGTCGACGCAGAACAATGCGCCATGGCCTATCGCATGGCCGAGGGACCCCGCTGGGACGATTTCGACGAAGCCCTGGCAGCAGTCCGCGACGTCGGTCCGGGCGGTCACTATCTTGGCCATCCGCACACCCAGGAGAATTTCCAGCGTGCCTTTTTCATGCCGGACATGTTCGACAACAACTCGATCGAGCAATGGAAGGCGGAAGGCGAAGTGGAAATCACCGAGCGTGCGCTCAAACAGGCCCGCAAGCTCCTGTCGGAATACCAGGAGCCGAAGCTGGATGAAGCAAGGAACGAGGCGCTGCTGGACTATATCGCCCGCCGCGAGCGCGAAATCCCGGCCGAAGATGCCCTGAACCAGGAATACTGA
- a CDS encoding NAD(P)-dependent oxidoreductase, with the protein MKVGFIGLGTMGGNAAKNVIRAGFDTVVHDLRREAAADHLAMGAGWADSPKDLIDQADCVVSMVFGPANLQDILQGANGLLQGACTGKIWIDLTTSSPKFMRALISDFVSQGGKPIDAPVTGSVDAAIRGDMPMFVGGEDTHIEEARPVIEAMGEIRKVGRYGNGYVAKLVNNQLWKIHAAAIGEAMVCAKKAGIEPDVWWEVMKGGAADSFVMQHDVPSIFAGHYDPSFPLKLCLKDLKLIKELMDETGTRSELTDACHKRFQEAENRYGHEAGEMSVCRLIEDAAGVALRVDGNWLAPWEVEPETAEPRVPG; encoded by the coding sequence ATGAAAGTCGGTTTTATCGGTCTGGGCACCATGGGTGGCAATGCCGCCAAGAACGTCATTCGTGCAGGCTTCGATACGGTGGTCCACGACCTGCGCCGCGAAGCCGCAGCTGACCATCTCGCCATGGGGGCGGGCTGGGCAGACAGCCCAAAGGATCTCATCGACCAGGCCGATTGTGTTGTATCGATGGTGTTCGGTCCAGCCAATCTTCAGGACATCTTGCAAGGTGCGAACGGACTGTTGCAGGGGGCGTGCACCGGAAAGATCTGGATCGATTTGACCACGTCGTCTCCGAAATTCATGAGGGCCCTGATCTCGGACTTTGTTTCTCAAGGCGGCAAGCCGATTGACGCGCCGGTCACCGGATCGGTCGATGCGGCCATCCGCGGGGACATGCCCATGTTTGTTGGTGGTGAAGACACACATATCGAAGAAGCCAGGCCGGTGATCGAAGCCATGGGTGAGATCCGGAAGGTCGGCCGGTACGGCAACGGATATGTGGCAAAACTGGTCAACAACCAGCTCTGGAAGATCCATGCCGCCGCCATCGGCGAGGCGATGGTCTGCGCCAAGAAGGCGGGTATCGAGCCGGATGTCTGGTGGGAGGTGATGAAGGGCGGTGCGGCCGACAGTTTCGTCATGCAGCATGATGTTCCGTCGATCTTTGCAGGCCATTACGATCCGTCCTTCCCCTTAAAACTTTGCCTGAAGGATCTGAAGCTCATCAAGGAGCTAATGGATGAGACCGGAACACGCTCGGAATTGACCGATGCCTGCCACAAGCGCTTTCAGGAAGCTGAAAACCGCTACGGACACGAGGCTGGTGAAATGAGCGTGTGCAGGCTGATCGAGGATGCTGCAGGTGTCGCGTTACGGGTCGATGGCAACTGGCTGGCACCCTGGGAGGTAGAGCCGGAGACAGCTGAGCCCCGCGTGCCTGGTTGA
- a CDS encoding LysR family transcriptional regulator — protein MVFSIAMPDIDTKLLRSFLSVALEGSFSKAAARMACSQATMSQRIRALEDQIGSPVFERAYHRVKLTAAGQDLLPHAQALVDQHDVLLDHIHQGVVSGSVRLGIAEDYALPILPKLLRQLRHQFPGIELSIVSDMSTNLQHQIEARRLDLAIVTLPDPTHLAKTLSNPPLFWVAATDFELPDGQPWPLAFYPEPCVFRQAAISALRAHDTAFREALVSTSGQVVRCAVAAGMAATVMMEGMIPNDLVKLNAGDGLPSLPNSHIQLIERNEGLTKAARQVRKLVLRAY, from the coding sequence TTGGTATTTTCAATAGCGATGCCCGATATCGACACCAAGCTCCTGCGTTCCTTTCTATCCGTGGCTTTGGAAGGCAGTTTTTCAAAGGCTGCGGCGCGCATGGCCTGCTCGCAGGCAACCATGTCCCAGCGCATTCGCGCCCTGGAAGACCAGATTGGCTCGCCCGTGTTCGAACGGGCCTATCATCGGGTCAAGCTGACGGCCGCCGGACAGGATCTGCTGCCTCACGCACAGGCGCTTGTGGATCAGCACGACGTTCTCCTGGACCACATCCACCAGGGCGTCGTATCCGGAAGCGTCCGGCTCGGAATAGCAGAGGACTACGCCTTGCCGATATTACCGAAGCTGCTGCGGCAGCTACGGCACCAGTTCCCGGGCATTGAACTCAGCATTGTCAGCGATATGAGCACCAACCTGCAGCACCAGATCGAGGCGCGCCGTCTGGACCTGGCCATCGTCACCCTGCCTGATCCCACACATTTAGCAAAGACGCTTTCCAACCCGCCCCTTTTCTGGGTTGCGGCAACGGATTTCGAACTGCCGGACGGACAGCCCTGGCCACTGGCTTTTTACCCAGAACCCTGCGTGTTCCGGCAAGCCGCAATCTCGGCCTTAAGGGCCCATGACACTGCGTTCCGCGAAGCGCTTGTCAGCACCAGTGGTCAGGTCGTCAGATGCGCTGTCGCCGCCGGCATGGCCGCCACCGTGATGATGGAGGGCATGATTCCGAACGACCTTGTCAAATTGAATGCCGGTGACGGTCTGCCCAGCCTGCCGAACAGTCACATTCAGCTCATCGAACGTAACGAAGGGCTGACCAAAGCCGCCCGGCAAGTCAGAAAACTGGTCCTGAGAGCCTATTAG